Proteins from a genomic interval of Kitasatospora herbaricolor:
- the sigJ gene encoding RNA polymerase sigma factor SigJ gives MSLRTYEADLFERSRGRLEAIAYRLLGSAGDAEDAVQDTYLRWHAADRDLIETPEAWLTKVLTNLCLNQLTSARARRVTYVGQWLPEPLLTGDRLLGPADTFEQRESVSMAMLTLMERLSPNERAVYVLREAFGYPHREIAEILDLTEANCQQIHRRAKQHLASERTRTEVDAAAARRVVEEFLAAALSGDTEPLVRLLTGDAVSVADGGAKVAARRTPVVGALHVARYLRGLFRPSAAKRAQVGEGGRVALHAAVVNGGPAALIAVGERVLGIICLAPAPGGVGAVHIQVNPDKLERLTRSWAAAGPHRPLTEIW, from the coding sequence ATGTCACTGCGCACGTACGAGGCCGACCTGTTCGAGCGCTCCCGGGGCCGCCTGGAGGCGATCGCCTATCGGCTGCTGGGGTCGGCCGGCGACGCCGAGGACGCGGTGCAGGACACCTATCTGCGGTGGCACGCGGCGGACCGGGACCTGATCGAGACGCCCGAGGCGTGGCTGACGAAGGTGCTGACCAACCTCTGCCTCAACCAGCTGACCTCGGCGCGGGCCCGGCGGGTGACCTACGTCGGGCAGTGGCTCCCGGAGCCGCTCCTGACCGGGGACCGGCTGCTCGGTCCGGCCGACACCTTCGAGCAGCGCGAGTCGGTCTCGATGGCGATGCTCACCCTGATGGAGCGGCTGTCGCCCAACGAGCGCGCGGTGTACGTGCTGCGCGAGGCGTTCGGTTACCCGCACCGTGAGATCGCGGAGATCCTGGACCTCACCGAGGCCAACTGCCAGCAGATCCACCGCCGTGCGAAGCAGCACCTCGCGAGCGAACGGACCCGCACCGAGGTCGACGCGGCGGCCGCGCGGAGGGTCGTGGAGGAGTTCCTCGCGGCGGCCCTCAGCGGCGACACCGAACCGCTGGTCCGCCTCCTCACCGGCGACGCCGTCAGCGTGGCCGACGGCGGTGCCAAGGTCGCGGCCCGCCGGACGCCGGTCGTCGGCGCGCTGCACGTCGCGCGGTACCTGCGGGGCCTGTTCCGGCCGAGCGCCGCCAAGCGGGCCCAGGTCGGCGAGGGCGGCCGGGTCGCCCTCCACGCCGCCGTCGTCAACGGCGGCCCGGCCGCGCTGATCGCGGTCGGCGAGCGGGTGCTGGGCATCATCTGCCTCGCGCCCGCTCCCGGGGGCGTCGGCGCGGTCCACATCCAGGTCAATCCGGACAAGCTGGAACGCCTCACGCGCAGCTGGGCGGCCGCCGGCCCGCACCGGCCCCTCACCGAGATCTGGTGA
- a CDS encoding NAD(P)/FAD-dependent oxidoreductase, with protein MNHRIVVLGAGYAGATVAGRLARRLHRDEVEITVVNGDPEFVERVRLHQLASGQDLPRRPLHDLYAGTGVRVRQAWVTAVDADRRTVALTGEQGAETLGYETLVYALGSTAADHGVPGVAEHAHNVAGKQDALRLRARLGELEPGGTVLVAGGGLTGIEAAAEIAEAHPGLKVAIAARGGVGDWLSDKAQRHLRVVFDRLGITVHERADITRVEADRVVTAASGEIPARVTVWTAGFSVHPIAAATTLEVSGTGQIVVDRTMRSVSHPDVYAVGDAALAEGQGGKPLRMSCATATPMAWQAADALAARLTGREVPESAIGYSVQCISLGRRDGILQRVTPDDQVTSTVVAGRTGARIKEFICAGAAWSVAHPTLLLPGRRRHLVATAGAGDRLVTR; from the coding sequence ATGAATCACCGCATCGTCGTCCTCGGAGCCGGGTACGCCGGAGCCACCGTCGCCGGTCGCCTCGCCAGGCGGCTGCACCGCGACGAGGTCGAGATCACCGTGGTGAACGGCGACCCCGAGTTCGTCGAGCGGGTGCGCCTGCACCAGCTCGCGAGCGGGCAGGATCTGCCGCGGCGGCCGCTGCACGACCTCTACGCGGGTACCGGGGTGCGGGTCCGGCAGGCGTGGGTCACCGCCGTCGACGCCGACCGCAGGACCGTCGCCCTCACCGGCGAGCAGGGCGCCGAGACCCTCGGCTACGAGACCCTCGTCTACGCCCTGGGGAGCACCGCCGCGGACCACGGCGTCCCCGGTGTCGCCGAGCACGCCCACAACGTCGCCGGGAAGCAGGACGCGCTGCGACTGCGGGCACGCCTGGGCGAGCTGGAGCCGGGCGGGACCGTGCTGGTGGCGGGCGGCGGCCTGACCGGCATCGAGGCGGCCGCCGAGATCGCCGAGGCGCACCCCGGCCTCAAGGTCGCGATCGCGGCCCGCGGCGGCGTCGGCGACTGGCTCAGCGACAAGGCGCAGCGCCACCTGCGCGTCGTCTTCGACCGGCTCGGCATCACGGTCCACGAGCGGGCCGACATCACCCGCGTCGAGGCGGACCGGGTGGTCACCGCCGCCTCGGGCGAGATCCCGGCCCGGGTGACGGTGTGGACCGCGGGCTTCTCCGTGCACCCGATCGCGGCCGCCACCACCCTGGAGGTGTCCGGCACCGGGCAGATCGTCGTCGACCGCACCATGCGCTCGGTCTCGCACCCCGACGTGTACGCCGTCGGCGACGCGGCGCTCGCCGAGGGCCAGGGCGGAAAGCCGCTGCGGATGTCCTGCGCCACGGCGACCCCGATGGCGTGGCAGGCCGCCGACGCGCTCGCCGCGCGGCTGACCGGCCGCGAGGTGCCCGAGAGCGCCATCGGCTACTCCGTCCAGTGCATCAGCCTCGGACGCCGGGACGGAATCCTGCAGCGCGTGACCCCGGACGACCAGGTCACCTCCACCGTCGTGGCGGGCCGGACCGGCGCCCGGATCAAGGAGTTCATCTGCGCGGGTGCGGCCTGGAGCGTCGCCCATCCGACCTTGCTGCTGCCGGGCCGGCGGCGGCACCTGGTGGCGACCGCCGGGGCCGGCGACCGCCTCGTCACCCGGTGA
- a CDS encoding alpha-L-arabinofuranosidase B has product MPRTTHESRTEVTNLRAVLRRRAAVLTAACAAVLVAGSLSGAATSQAATSQPCDLYAAGGTPCVAAHSTTRALYGTYNGALYQVRRASDNATRDIGVLSAGGYANAAAQDSFCAGTSCVITVVYDQTGRNNRLTQAPPGGFNGPAAGGYDKLANATMAPVTLKGNRAYGVFVSPGTGYRNNATNGIATGDQPEGMYAILDGTHYNDGCCFDYGNAETNSRDNGNGTMEAVYFGNSRGWGSGTGNGPWVMADLENGLFSGANPGNNANDPTVNHRFLTSIVKGEPNHWAIRAADATSGALSTYYNGARPNAAGYNPMKKEGAIILGIGGDNSNSSAGTFYEGVMTSGYPSDATENAVQANIVAAGYSQGSGGGTALNPGSTVSLRATTACCTGRYLSHSGAGVATTAVTSASPAADKANASWIVRPGLANSACRSFESKNTPGSYLRHQNFQLYLHPDDGGVLFANDATFCSQAGVNGQGTSLVSYNFADRYIRHYNDTGYVASDGGSNTFDATAFWPDDVSWVVAAPWTP; this is encoded by the coding sequence ATGCCACGGACCACCCATGAATCGAGGACAGAAGTGACGAATCTTCGTGCCGTTCTCCGGCGGCGTGCCGCCGTGCTGACGGCGGCCTGCGCAGCCGTGCTCGTCGCGGGGTCCCTCTCGGGCGCCGCGACCTCGCAGGCCGCGACGTCCCAGCCCTGCGACCTCTACGCCGCCGGCGGCACCCCGTGCGTCGCCGCGCACAGCACCACCCGCGCGCTGTACGGCACCTACAACGGGGCGCTCTACCAGGTGCGCCGCGCCTCGGACAACGCCACCCGCGACATCGGCGTCCTCAGCGCGGGAGGCTACGCCAACGCTGCCGCGCAGGACTCGTTCTGTGCCGGGACGAGCTGCGTCATCACGGTCGTCTACGACCAGACCGGCCGGAACAACCGCCTCACCCAGGCGCCTCCGGGAGGATTCAACGGGCCCGCGGCAGGCGGGTACGACAAGCTCGCCAACGCCACGATGGCGCCGGTCACCCTCAAGGGCAACCGTGCCTACGGCGTCTTCGTCTCGCCCGGAACCGGCTACCGCAACAACGCCACCAACGGGATCGCGACCGGTGACCAGCCGGAGGGCATGTACGCGATCCTCGACGGCACGCACTACAACGACGGCTGCTGCTTCGACTACGGCAACGCCGAGACCAACAGCCGCGACAACGGCAACGGCACCATGGAGGCCGTCTACTTCGGCAACAGCCGCGGTTGGGGCTCCGGAACCGGGAACGGCCCCTGGGTGATGGCGGACCTGGAGAACGGTCTGTTCTCCGGCGCCAACCCCGGCAACAACGCCAACGACCCGACGGTCAACCACCGCTTCCTCACGTCGATCGTCAAGGGCGAGCCCAACCACTGGGCCATCCGCGCCGCGGACGCCACCTCCGGGGCACTGTCCACCTACTACAACGGGGCCCGGCCGAACGCCGCCGGCTACAACCCGATGAAGAAGGAGGGCGCGATCATCCTCGGCATCGGCGGTGACAACAGCAACAGCTCCGCCGGCACCTTCTACGAAGGCGTCATGACCTCCGGCTACCCCTCCGACGCCACCGAGAACGCCGTCCAGGCCAACATCGTCGCAGCCGGGTACTCGCAGGGCTCGGGCGGCGGCACCGCCCTCAACCCGGGCTCGACGGTCTCGCTCCGGGCGACCACCGCCTGCTGCACCGGCAGGTACCTCAGCCACTCCGGCGCGGGCGTCGCCACCACGGCCGTCACCTCCGCCAGCCCGGCGGCCGACAAGGCCAACGCCTCCTGGATCGTCCGGCCGGGCCTGGCCAACAGCGCCTGCCGTTCCTTCGAGTCGAAGAACACGCCCGGCAGTTACCTGCGGCACCAGAACTTCCAGCTCTACCTGCACCCCGACGACGGCGGCGTCCTGTTCGCCAACGACGCCACCTTCTGCTCGCAGGCCGGCGTGAACGGCCAGGGCACCTCGCTGGTCTCCTACAACTTCGCCGACCGCTACATCCGTCACTACAACGACACCGGCTACGTCGCCTCCGACGGCGGCTCCAACACCTTCGACGCCACGGCCTTCTGGCCCGACGACGTCAGCTGGGTGGTCGCCGCCCCCTGGACGCCCTGA
- a CDS encoding TetR/AcrR family transcriptional regulator, which produces MATKDSTTPRERYRTQVRAEIVEQAWKQIATAGASALSLNAIAKQMGMSGPALYRYFASRDDLITELVGSAYRSLADTFRAAAAAGADLAGLAQALRGWALADPQRYFLVYGTPVPNYHAPEDTTAVSSEIMTILVDACAALTPAGPPTPFGVHLADHRDWAGDHPASPEALHRFLTFWTRLHGVLSLELAGHFTGMGFDPARLFAAELDDLLTSPR; this is translated from the coding sequence GTGGCGACCAAGGACTCGACCACCCCGCGCGAGCGCTACCGCACCCAGGTGCGCGCCGAGATCGTGGAACAGGCCTGGAAGCAGATCGCGACGGCGGGGGCGTCCGCGCTCTCCCTCAACGCCATCGCCAAGCAGATGGGCATGAGCGGCCCCGCGCTCTACCGCTACTTCGCCAGCCGCGACGACCTGATCACCGAACTCGTCGGATCGGCCTACCGGAGCCTCGCCGACACCTTCCGGGCGGCCGCCGCCGCGGGCGCCGACCTGGCCGGGCTGGCCCAGGCCCTGCGCGGCTGGGCACTGGCGGACCCGCAGCGGTACTTCCTCGTCTACGGCACCCCCGTCCCCAACTACCACGCGCCCGAGGACACCACCGCCGTCTCCTCGGAGATCATGACCATCCTGGTCGACGCCTGCGCGGCGCTCACCCCGGCCGGCCCCCCGACACCGTTCGGCGTGCACCTGGCCGACCACCGGGACTGGGCCGGCGACCACCCGGCCTCACCCGAGGCCCTGCACCGGTTCCTGACCTTCTGGACCCGCCTGCACGGCGTGCTGTCCCTCGAACTCGCGGGCCACTTCACCGGAATGGGCTTCGACCCCGCCCGGCTCTTCGCCGCGGAGCTGGACGACCTGCTGACATCGCCGCGTTGA
- a CDS encoding DeoR/GlpR family DNA-binding transcription regulator, giving the protein MGTHERWTRLLEILGDRGRIEVGEAVELLSVSAATVRRDMDELASQQLLVRTRGGAVLSGVAYDLPLRYKTARRADEKLRIAKAAAALIPPGAVVGLNGGTTTSEVARELATRADLAEHNNGTALTVVTNAINIANELAVRPYVKTVVTGGVARPNSYELTGPLATMVLQGISLDYAILGVNAVDPKNGAATHDEGEASANRAMAERADKVIIVADATKIGRRAFAQVCAVHEFAVLITDKEAPEEIIEQLVAQGTEVHCV; this is encoded by the coding sequence ATGGGGACGCACGAGAGGTGGACGCGTCTGCTGGAGATCCTGGGCGACCGGGGGCGGATCGAGGTCGGCGAGGCCGTCGAGCTGCTGAGCGTCTCCGCGGCGACCGTGCGTCGTGACATGGACGAACTCGCGAGCCAGCAACTGCTGGTCCGCACCCGCGGCGGCGCCGTGCTGAGCGGTGTCGCCTACGACCTGCCGCTGCGCTACAAGACCGCCCGCCGCGCCGACGAGAAGCTCCGGATCGCCAAGGCCGCGGCTGCGCTGATCCCGCCCGGTGCCGTGGTCGGCCTGAACGGTGGCACCACCACCTCCGAGGTCGCGCGCGAGCTCGCGACCCGCGCCGACCTCGCCGAGCACAACAACGGGACGGCCCTCACGGTCGTCACCAACGCGATCAACATCGCCAACGAGCTGGCCGTCCGCCCGTACGTCAAGACGGTGGTCACCGGGGGAGTGGCCCGTCCCAACTCCTACGAGCTGACCGGTCCGCTGGCGACCATGGTGCTGCAGGGGATCTCGCTGGACTACGCGATCCTGGGCGTCAACGCGGTGGATCCGAAGAACGGCGCCGCCACCCACGACGAGGGCGAGGCCAGCGCCAACCGGGCCATGGCCGAGCGGGCGGACAAGGTGATCATCGTCGCCGACGCCACGAAGATCGGCCGGCGCGCCTTCGCCCAGGTCTGCGCCGTCCACGAGTTCGCGGTGCTGATCACGGACAAGGAAGCCCCGGAAGAGATCATCGAGCAACTCGTCGCCCAGGGCACGGAAGTGCACTGCGTCTGA
- a CDS encoding ROK family protein produces the protein MPRVAEEIARRPGSPRPPDQAAGGRTADRAASPPVVVALAVGGTQIKGVAMAADGSLLHSGGRQTRADRGPDAVLETVLDYAGELSRRHAASAAGIAVPGLVGEATGTSVFAAQLGWRQVPVRRWLAEELEMPVAFGHEVRAGALAEARLGAGRSCRSFLFVTVGNGVTASMVVDGRPTREGDGCAGALGPPAVRPGGDPCSCAGAGCLETVASAAAVARRYRLATGEENVTAKEVQGRARTGDPVAAGIWREAIEALADGLSAAISPAGPERIVVGGAMARAGRSYFDPLQAELSKRLAFREAPRIVPSGLGRQAAVLGAALLAQQLHLARQAAPPRPRRWTSLHAAPARPTAR, from the coding sequence TTGCCCCGTGTCGCCGAGGAAATCGCCCGCCGGCCGGGCTCGCCCCGCCCGCCGGACCAGGCAGCCGGGGGCCGGACGGCCGACCGGGCGGCGTCACCCCCGGTGGTGGTAGCCCTGGCGGTGGGCGGCACCCAGATCAAGGGGGTCGCGATGGCGGCCGACGGATCACTGCTGCACAGCGGAGGCCGGCAGACCCGGGCGGACCGCGGCCCCGACGCGGTCCTGGAGACCGTCCTGGACTACGCGGGCGAGCTCTCCCGCCGCCACGCGGCCTCCGCGGCCGGCATCGCGGTGCCCGGCCTGGTCGGGGAGGCGACCGGGACCTCCGTCTTCGCCGCACAGCTGGGCTGGCGCCAGGTGCCCGTCCGCCGCTGGCTGGCCGAGGAGCTGGAGATGCCGGTCGCCTTCGGTCACGAGGTCCGGGCCGGCGCCCTGGCCGAGGCCCGGCTCGGGGCCGGCCGCTCCTGCCGGTCCTTCCTGTTCGTGACCGTCGGCAACGGCGTCACCGCCTCGATGGTGGTCGACGGACGGCCGACGCGCGAGGGTGACGGCTGCGCGGGCGCACTGGGCCCTCCGGCCGTCCGCCCCGGCGGCGATCCCTGCTCCTGCGCGGGCGCCGGCTGCCTGGAGACCGTCGCGTCGGCCGCCGCCGTCGCCCGCCGCTACCGGCTCGCCACGGGCGAGGAGAACGTGACGGCCAAGGAGGTGCAGGGCAGGGCCCGGACCGGCGACCCGGTCGCCGCCGGCATCTGGCGCGAGGCGATCGAGGCTCTCGCCGACGGGCTGAGTGCCGCGATCAGCCCCGCCGGCCCGGAGCGCATCGTGGTCGGAGGCGCCATGGCCAGGGCCGGGCGATCCTACTTCGACCCGCTCCAGGCCGAGTTGTCCAAGCGACTGGCCTTCCGGGAGGCACCGCGCATCGTGCCTTCCGGTCTCGGCCGGCAGGCCGCCGTGCTGGGCGCCGCGCTGCTGGCCCAGCAGTTGCACCTGGCCCGGCAGGCGGCGCCGCCGCGCCCGCGGCGGTGGACCTCGCTGCACGCCGCCCCGGCGCGGCCCACCGCCCGCTGA
- a CDS encoding ricin-type beta-trefoil lectin domain protein, giving the protein MRLHRRLVGLASAAALATTGLAVAASPAANADTVAANTDTAIGAKPMMGFNNWARFTCAAQARLDGTRTGYSFQQFMQDQAKAMKDTGLVAAGYTNLTVDDCWMQRTSAGYLHGAATWGSSSQPGYDWELTDYAAYVHSQGMEAGLYSTSGVNTCQGVPGGVKGHEQVDANSLAYWGIDSLKVDNCGTDISNRQQIFTTMANALRTATANTGRKVLFNESAPAGYGPTSAEKYNSMDWVRTLGQMWRVSPDIAVWHGDGASAWDWPHGGDYYEGGVYQNLNDTVALARYNGPGNHNDADMLLIGDNNQLTLAEQRSQFALWSAMGSPLMISSDVRRMAADPVTYAPQLNILKNSDIIAVDQDPLGAGGYLASRNNASATAGIDVVVKPLAGGRRAVAVLNKGASATGYTIDLAKVGFGNTGCTRTARDLWSHTDQSVTAAITTTVAAHDTAMFTIDPGSCGGALPVGQIQAPQSAFQASALCLDAYSGAALGHKVALYTCTGNSNQQWQRQANGLISSLANTSLCISGDSTGLTLATCNTGDSKQKWTYNRQGQLRQANGVCIDVNGSDFANANSTVNTYACGTHQPNQTWSAPFDTPPAP; this is encoded by the coding sequence ATGAGACTGCACCGCCGGCTGGTCGGACTCGCGTCCGCAGCCGCTCTGGCCACCACCGGACTCGCCGTGGCCGCCTCCCCCGCCGCCAACGCCGACACGGTGGCCGCGAACACCGACACCGCGATCGGCGCCAAGCCGATGATGGGGTTCAACAACTGGGCGCGGTTCACCTGCGCCGCCCAGGCCCGCCTCGACGGCACCCGCACCGGCTACTCGTTCCAGCAGTTCATGCAGGACCAGGCCAAGGCGATGAAGGACACCGGCCTCGTGGCCGCCGGCTACACCAACCTCACCGTCGACGACTGCTGGATGCAGCGCACCAGCGCCGGCTACCTGCACGGTGCGGCCACCTGGGGCAGCAGCAGCCAGCCCGGCTACGACTGGGAGCTCACCGACTACGCCGCCTACGTGCACAGCCAGGGCATGGAGGCCGGTCTCTACAGCACCTCCGGCGTCAACACCTGTCAGGGCGTGCCCGGCGGCGTCAAGGGCCACGAGCAGGTGGACGCCAACTCGCTGGCCTACTGGGGCATCGACTCCCTCAAGGTCGACAACTGCGGCACGGACATCAGCAACCGCCAGCAGATCTTCACCACCATGGCGAACGCCCTGAGGACCGCGACCGCGAACACCGGCCGCAAGGTCCTCTTCAACGAGTCCGCGCCGGCCGGCTACGGCCCCACCAGCGCGGAGAAGTACAACTCGATGGACTGGGTCCGCACCCTCGGTCAGATGTGGCGGGTCAGCCCCGACATCGCCGTCTGGCACGGCGACGGCGCCTCCGCCTGGGACTGGCCGCACGGCGGCGACTACTACGAGGGCGGCGTCTACCAGAACCTCAACGACACCGTGGCCCTGGCCCGTTACAACGGCCCGGGCAACCACAACGACGCCGACATGCTGCTCATCGGCGACAACAACCAGCTCACCCTGGCCGAGCAGCGCAGCCAGTTCGCCCTCTGGTCGGCGATGGGCTCCCCGCTCATGATCAGCTCCGACGTCCGCAGGATGGCCGCCGACCCGGTCACCTACGCGCCGCAGCTGAACATCCTCAAGAACAGCGACATCATCGCCGTCGACCAGGACCCGCTCGGCGCCGGCGGCTACCTCGCCTCCCGGAACAACGCCTCCGCGACCGCCGGGATCGACGTCGTCGTCAAGCCGCTCGCGGGCGGCCGTCGCGCCGTCGCCGTCCTGAACAAGGGCGCATCCGCGACCGGTTACACCATCGACCTCGCCAAGGTCGGCTTCGGCAACACCGGTTGCACCCGCACCGCCCGTGACCTGTGGAGCCACACCGACCAGTCGGTGACCGCCGCCATCACCACCACCGTCGCCGCCCACGACACGGCCATGTTCACCATCGATCCCGGCAGCTGCGGCGGTGCTCTCCCGGTCGGCCAGATCCAGGCCCCGCAGAGCGCCTTCCAGGCCTCCGCGCTGTGCCTGGACGCCTACAGCGGCGCCGCCCTCGGCCACAAGGTCGCCCTCTACACCTGCACCGGCAACAGCAACCAGCAGTGGCAGCGCCAGGCCAACGGCCTGATCTCCTCCCTGGCCAACACCTCCCTGTGCATCTCCGGCGACTCCACCGGGCTGACCCTCGCCACCTGCAACACCGGTGACAGCAAGCAGAAGTGGACCTACAACCGGCAGGGCCAGCTGCGTCAGGCCAACGGCGTCTGCATCGACGTCAACGGCTCGGACTTCGCGAACGCCAACTCCACGGTCAACACCTACGCCTGCGGGACGCACCAGCCCAACCAGACCTGGAGCGCCCCCTTCGACACCCCGCCCGCTCCGTAG
- a CDS encoding phosphocholine-specific phospholipase C produces the protein MKRRNLLRAGALGAGFAMLPLNLRNALALDTPAGGLGAIEHVVILMQENRSFDHYYGTLRGVRGFNDPAAITLPNGSPVFKQPNGSGHVLPYRIGDQFLAGTAHDWGSGHAAWNKGRYDQWVPQKGVRTMAHFDRAALPFYHALADAFTICDAYHCSELGPTNPNRIYQWTGKLGYEPGSTTVRAVGNAAWQNPGHPGYDWTTYAERLESAGRSWKTYQEWDNYGDNSLDFFATFVTVGRKALAFAKDDNGSPFPKLEYFYYALLAASGTRQTRLLAQLDQGLATLTAAERSLYDRGLARVRPGQLAPAFRADVAAGRLPAVSWIVAPESQSEHPDHGPNTGADLVKQVLDALASNTEVWNRTVFLLNYDENDGFFDHVPPPAPPVTAADGLSTAAVGEDLYGSEAIGLGQRVPLLVVSPWSRGGKVCSQVFDHTSVLQFLEKWTGIAEPNISPWRRAVCGDLTATLDTTAATPSYPSLPAPVLTGGPSGTNPAPPADQVMPVQEAGTRTARPLPYDLTVSARATAAALSITFASNGGAGAHFYVYAGAFRTDGPWRYTVGPGRTVSDTWTAGSPTGAYDLSAVGPNGFVRRFVGNRVTATTAGNANPEVTLRHDPAGNLVWLRMTNTGSAACKVTVRGNNRNGGPWTYPLAAGATTEDGFSTAGGLNGWYDLTATADTRDGFLRRFAGHLENGAESTSDPVMGSGPLAATVKYFDSQEITGENGAAVNAVDGSPGTLWHTRWSPTADALPHEIQLDLGAVRTVTGLTCLPRQDGGVNGRIGRYELYLSTDGTSWGTALTTGALADTAAPGTIRCSPTTARYLRLRILTEAGNRGPWASAAELTPLGW, from the coding sequence ATGAAGCGTCGAAATCTGCTCCGAGCAGGCGCCCTGGGCGCCGGCTTCGCCATGCTCCCGCTGAACCTGCGCAACGCGCTGGCCCTCGACACGCCCGCGGGCGGGCTCGGGGCGATCGAGCACGTGGTCATCCTCATGCAGGAGAACCGGTCGTTCGACCACTACTACGGCACCCTGCGCGGGGTCCGCGGGTTCAACGACCCGGCCGCCATCACCCTGCCCAACGGCTCGCCGGTCTTCAAGCAGCCGAACGGCTCGGGCCACGTCCTGCCCTACCGGATCGGCGACCAGTTCCTCGCCGGCACCGCCCACGACTGGGGCAGCGGGCACGCGGCCTGGAACAAGGGGCGCTACGACCAGTGGGTCCCGCAGAAGGGCGTACGGACGATGGCCCACTTCGACCGCGCCGCGCTGCCGTTCTACCACGCGCTCGCCGACGCGTTCACCATCTGCGACGCCTACCACTGCTCGGAGCTCGGCCCCACCAACCCCAACCGCATCTACCAGTGGACCGGCAAGCTCGGCTACGAACCCGGCAGCACCACCGTGCGGGCCGTGGGCAACGCGGCCTGGCAGAACCCCGGCCATCCCGGATACGACTGGACCACCTACGCGGAACGCCTGGAGAGTGCCGGCCGCAGCTGGAAGACCTACCAGGAGTGGGACAACTACGGCGACAACAGCCTCGACTTCTTCGCCACCTTCGTCACCGTGGGCAGGAAGGCCCTGGCCTTCGCCAAGGACGACAACGGGAGCCCGTTCCCGAAGCTGGAGTACTTCTACTACGCGCTCCTGGCGGCCTCCGGCACCCGGCAGACCCGGTTGCTCGCCCAGCTCGACCAGGGCCTGGCCACCCTCACCGCCGCCGAGCGCAGCCTCTACGACCGGGGCCTGGCCCGGGTGAGGCCCGGTCAGCTGGCCCCGGCCTTCCGTGCCGACGTGGCGGCCGGGCGACTGCCGGCGGTGTCGTGGATCGTCGCCCCCGAGTCGCAGTCCGAGCACCCCGATCACGGTCCCAACACCGGGGCCGACCTGGTGAAGCAGGTCCTCGACGCCCTCGCCTCCAACACCGAGGTGTGGAACAGGACGGTGTTCCTGCTGAACTACGACGAGAACGACGGCTTCTTCGACCACGTCCCGCCGCCGGCGCCGCCGGTGACCGCCGCCGACGGCCTCTCCACCGCCGCGGTCGGCGAGGACCTCTACGGGAGCGAGGCGATCGGCCTGGGCCAGCGGGTGCCGCTGCTCGTGGTCTCCCCCTGGAGCCGGGGCGGCAAGGTCTGCTCCCAGGTCTTCGACCACACCTCCGTCCTGCAGTTCCTGGAGAAGTGGACCGGCATAGCCGAGCCGAACATCTCCCCCTGGCGCCGCGCGGTCTGCGGCGACCTGACCGCCACGCTGGACACCACGGCCGCCACCCCGTCCTATCCCTCGCTGCCCGCTCCCGTGCTCACCGGCGGCCCGTCCGGCACCAACCCCGCCCCGCCCGCCGACCAGGTGATGCCGGTCCAGGAGGCGGGGACCCGCACCGCCCGGCCGCTGCCCTACGACCTCACCGTCTCCGCCCGGGCCACCGCCGCGGCGCTGAGCATCACCTTCGCCAGCAACGGCGGCGCCGGCGCCCACTTCTACGTCTACGCGGGCGCCTTCCGCACGGACGGCCCCTGGCGCTACACCGTCGGCCCGGGCAGGACCGTCAGCGACACCTGGACGGCGGGCAGCCCCACCGGCGCCTACGACCTGAGCGCCGTCGGCCCCAACGGCTTCGTCCGCCGCTTCGTCGGCAACCGGGTCACCGCCACCACCGCCGGGAACGCCAACCCGGAGGTCACCCTGCGCCACGACCCCGCAGGCAACCTGGTGTGGCTGCGGATGACGAACACCGGCAGCGCCGCGTGCAAGGTCACCGTCCGCGGCAACAACCGCAACGGCGGCCCCTGGACGTACCCGCTCGCCGCGGGCGCCACCACCGAGGACGGGTTCTCCACCGCCGGCGGCCTGAACGGCTGGTACGACCTGACCGCCACCGCCGATACCCGCGACGGGTTCCTGCGGCGCTTCGCCGGGCACCTGGAGAACGGCGCGGAGAGCACCAGCGACCCGGTGATGGGCTCCGGCCCGCTGGCCGCCACCGTCAAGTACTTCGACAGCCAGGAGATCACCGGCGAGAACGGCGCCGCCGTCAACGCCGTCGACGGCAGTCCCGGCACCCTCTGGCACACCAGGTGGTCCCCGACCGCCGACGCGCTCCCGCACGAGATCCAGCTGGACCTCGGGGCCGTCCGCACCGTCACCGGCCTGACCTGCCTCCCCCGGCAGGACGGCGGGGTGAACGGCCGCATCGGCCGGTACGAGCTCTACCTCAGCACCGACGGCACCAGCTGGGGAACGGCCCTGACCACCGGTGCCCTCGCCGACACCGCCGCCCCCGGGACCATCCGCTGCTCGCCCACCACCGCACGCTACCTGCGCCTGCGCATCCTCACCGAAGCGGGCAACCGCGGGCCGTGGGCCTCCGCCGCCGAACTCACCCCGCTCGGCTGGTAG